From the genome of Streptococcus lutetiensis, one region includes:
- a CDS encoding P-loop NTPase, whose amino-acid sequence MSSITDIKRRIIELGPAEFQEFCDTFLSKKGYGNVHGYGMKAGTGKTTKGNPDTYFRKENGKYVFVAYTMQDQGIYSKIKEDVEKCLDVLKTGIETSGIEEIICCHTSSNLNAGDDKKLHDICEEQGVRLTIYGVDEIANQVYSFYPSLVTYLGLSIDTNQILSVDDFIIQCDANGMSAPLRTNFQFRISEKEKIINALLENNVVVVTGKAGVGKTRLALEAIKEFSNNNGWKLLCVKNNNLSLYEDLVSATEQRGKYLFFIDDANELAELSRILEYVTKGYLGYEARIIVTVRDYAKGNVISEIKNYVNPHITLIEPLKDDEIISFLDENLGIKNLNYIEKIVKISKGNPRIAYMAGKLALEKETLSVINDVSQLYDAYYRKHVDNALGEDKELCLTAGILAVINTVILNDLSALQGILKCYGISNEVFMMKVRQLAQLEVVEIHLNQVASLSDQCLANYMLYYVFFQRKILSLGEVLEIGYRYFRNGVIRSVNTILNIFESDVTKEYCRKEILKVWEKLKISNDDCYEKFVEDFHVFNPEEGFLLAKEGIDELEYDQFNPLNVDFRENQYIMSDRLLNLLVGYNYSTNINYVVELLIEYCSKSSKNFILGSGWLKDNYGIDIYSYRYDYYSQIRIGKLLLQSVEEENEIAMVLGLQWSKYVLNFSFHPLVSESENAVRVYHMKLENSKGVREYRQYCWKILLLLAERNEFKDFVLQYIENYVRSISCEVDSKILDAEINDIYKILDLLNCDRICFIKTLEILQRNLKSINIEIDKKWCDKQQGPLWNLYSLFRFDVLLNNLDYKEYEALREKKIKDYADRISKSEVYNFVYYMNEILKDIPDGFELCHINLGIEIFLTNLREEYLEEFWNSYISNGSNFSIYPRQILKSMNKLNNFKNLYSKINSKEFPQKNEWLFIFFDILPQEVINKKWLDEFLKFLKYDSDKEVTLSSQRCLRILDKFLKCEPKIYPIACSIIYEKRCYSNFMVKIYFEHLFHNQIYSPKELLELFKDNIELLRNIYFYILSIERIVDYTGEFLLEFIKNDDIWLKEYSEFFWNNQSQNEYMRNNILWKSENYIKYYDYLLKNVPNEIMYDWQISSRFGEMLQYSGNDELVKNRQEEWIIHQVKLNAHSDSIYVIFSMISELNEDIRRSAFEEFLSNNENYEAFKQLPLTPNCYNGTNSLVPAYQRQIVFLESLYPLVSGIRFLKHKLSIKESIEKLKKLIEQEEVEVIYRHLYM is encoded by the coding sequence ATGTCGAGTATTACAGATATAAAAAGACGAATTATTGAATTAGGACCTGCTGAATTTCAGGAATTTTGTGATACATTTCTTTCTAAAAAAGGGTATGGAAATGTGCATGGATATGGGATGAAAGCTGGAACAGGAAAAACTACCAAAGGTAATCCTGATACATATTTTCGAAAAGAGAATGGAAAGTATGTATTTGTAGCTTATACAATGCAGGATCAAGGAATTTACTCAAAAATAAAAGAAGATGTAGAAAAATGTCTAGATGTATTAAAAACAGGAATTGAAACGAGCGGCATTGAAGAAATTATATGCTGTCATACCTCATCAAATTTAAATGCTGGGGATGACAAAAAGTTACATGATATTTGTGAAGAACAAGGGGTACGACTGACGATTTATGGTGTGGATGAGATTGCCAATCAAGTATATTCATTTTATCCTTCCTTGGTAACATACTTGGGATTAAGTATTGATACAAATCAAATTCTTTCAGTTGATGATTTTATTATTCAATGTGATGCAAATGGTATGTCTGCACCACTTAGAACAAATTTTCAATTTAGGATTTCTGAAAAAGAAAAAATAATAAATGCGCTACTAGAAAACAATGTAGTCGTTGTGACGGGAAAAGCTGGTGTAGGCAAAACAAGGTTAGCTTTAGAGGCGATAAAAGAATTTTCGAATAACAATGGATGGAAGTTGTTGTGTGTTAAAAATAATAATCTTAGCTTATATGAGGATCTTGTGTCGGCAACAGAACAACGAGGAAAGTATTTGTTCTTTATAGATGATGCGAACGAATTAGCTGAGCTTAGTCGTATATTAGAGTATGTTACAAAAGGATATCTTGGGTATGAAGCCAGGATAATTGTTACAGTTAGAGATTATGCAAAGGGAAATGTTATTTCTGAGATTAAGAATTATGTTAATCCACATATTACATTGATTGAACCACTTAAGGATGATGAAATCATAAGCTTTTTGGATGAAAATTTGGGTATAAAAAATTTAAACTATATAGAAAAGATAGTAAAGATATCAAAGGGAAATCCAAGAATAGCTTATATGGCTGGTAAATTAGCATTAGAGAAAGAAACACTCTCCGTAATAAACGACGTTTCTCAACTATATGATGCATACTACAGAAAACATGTAGATAATGCTTTGGGCGAAGATAAGGAACTTTGTTTAACTGCGGGAATTTTAGCCGTAATAAATACTGTGATTTTAAACGATTTATCAGCTTTACAAGGTATTTTAAAATGTTATGGTATTTCTAACGAAGTATTTATGATGAAAGTTCGTCAACTAGCTCAACTTGAAGTTGTAGAGATACATTTAAATCAAGTAGCAAGTTTATCAGACCAATGTCTGGCAAATTATATGTTATATTATGTTTTCTTTCAAAGAAAAATACTTTCTCTGGGGGAAGTGTTGGAAATAGGATATAGGTATTTTAGAAACGGCGTTATTCGATCAGTCAATACAATACTAAATATTTTTGAATCAGATGTAACTAAGGAATATTGTAGAAAAGAGATTTTGAAAGTTTGGGAAAAGTTAAAGATTTCTAATGATGATTGTTATGAAAAATTTGTAGAAGATTTCCATGTATTTAATCCAGAAGAGGGATTTTTATTGGCAAAAGAAGGGATTGACGAGCTTGAATATGATCAATTTAATCCGTTAAATGTTGATTTCAGAGAAAATCAGTATATTATGAGTGACAGGCTATTGAACTTATTGGTGGGTTATAATTATAGTACTAATATTAACTATGTTGTAGAATTATTGATTGAATATTGTAGTAAGAGTAGTAAAAATTTCATCTTAGGTTCTGGCTGGTTGAAGGATAATTATGGTATAGATATTTATTCTTATCGTTATGATTATTATTCGCAAATAAGAATTGGAAAATTATTATTACAGTCTGTTGAAGAAGAAAATGAAATTGCAATGGTTTTAGGCCTGCAGTGGTCTAAGTATGTTTTGAATTTCAGTTTTCATCCGTTAGTCTCTGAATCTGAAAATGCAGTTCGAGTTTATCACATGAAATTAGAAAACTCAAAAGGGGTAAGAGAATATCGTCAGTATTGTTGGAAAATACTTCTACTACTTGCAGAAAGAAACGAGTTCAAAGATTTTGTATTACAGTACATAGAAAATTATGTTAGAAGTATTTCCTGTGAAGTTGATTCTAAAATATTAGATGCTGAAATTAATGATATTTATAAAATTTTAGATTTGTTAAATTGTGATAGAATCTGTTTTATTAAAACTCTTGAGATCTTACAACGTAATTTAAAGAGTATTAATATTGAAATTGATAAAAAATGGTGTGATAAACAACAAGGACCTTTGTGGAATTTATATAGTTTGTTTAGATTTGATGTTTTACTGAATAATCTTGACTATAAAGAGTATGAAGCCCTGAGAGAAAAGAAAATCAAAGATTATGCAGATAGGATATCAAAAAGTGAAGTATATAATTTTGTATACTATATGAATGAAATCCTGAAAGATATTCCAGATGGTTTTGAATTATGTCACATTAATTTGGGAATAGAGATATTCCTTACTAATTTGCGAGAAGAATATTTAGAAGAGTTTTGGAATTCATATATTAGCAATGGTTCAAATTTTTCTATTTATCCTAGACAAATATTAAAGTCCATGAATAAACTTAATAACTTCAAAAATTTATATTCTAAGATAAACTCAAAAGAGTTTCCTCAAAAAAATGAATGGCTATTTATTTTTTTTGATATTTTGCCACAAGAGGTTATTAATAAAAAATGGTTAGATGAATTTCTTAAATTTTTAAAGTATGATAGCGATAAGGAGGTTACTTTATCATCTCAGCGTTGTTTAAGAATTTTAGATAAGTTTTTGAAGTGTGAACCCAAAATTTATCCTATTGCTTGTTCAATTATTTATGAAAAAAGATGTTATAGTAATTTTATGGTAAAAATTTATTTTGAACACTTATTTCATAATCAGATATATTCTCCTAAAGAATTACTTGAACTTTTTAAAGATAATATAGAACTTTTGAGGAATATATATTTTTATATATTATCTATAGAAAGAATTGTAGATTATACGGGAGAGTTTTTACTTGAATTCATAAAGAATGATGATATTTGGCTTAAAGAATATTCTGAGTTTTTTTGGAATAATCAGTCACAAAATGAATATATGAGAAATAATATTCTTTGGAAATCAGAAAATTATATTAAATACTACGATTACCTACTAAAAAATGTTCCGAATGAAATCATGTATGATTGGCAAATTAGTAGTAGATTTGGCGAGATGCTGCAGTATTCTGGAAATGATGAGTTGGTTAAAAATCGGCAGGAAGAGTGGATTATTCATCAAGTAAAACTAAATGCGCATTCTGATTCTATTTATGTAATTTTTTCAATGATTAGTGAATTGAATGAAGATATAAGACGAAGTGCATTTGAGGAGTTTTTGTCAAATAATGAGAATTATGAAGCGTTTAAGCAATTGCCTCTAACGCCAAATTGTTATAATGGTACAAATAGCTTGGTACCGGCTTATCAAAGGCAAATTGTTTTCTTAGAGTCTTTGTATCCATTAGTGAGTGGCATAAGATTCTTAAAACATAAATTAAGTATTAAAGAAAGTATAGAAAAGCTAAAAAAATTAATTGAACAAGAAGAAGTAGAAGTTATTTATCGACATTTATATATGTGA
- the addA gene encoding helicase-exonuclease AddAB subunit AddA: MIFKPFLTAEAISSLQQKEAQSSKAQKRTPEQIEAIYSYGNNILVSASAGSGKTFVMVERIIDKILRGITVDQLFISTFTVKAAGELKERLEKKISQALQQATHNDLKTYLNEQLLALQTADIGTMDAFTQKLVNQYGYTLGISPTFRIMTDKSEQDLVKNDVFADLFADYMTGQNQDIFRKLVRNFSGNRKDTTAFRGIVYKIYDFIQATDNPKKWLSEVFLKGARTYTDFSAIPDQEVVDFLACMHETANQLQDVTDLEDYKQKTAKGTPTAAYKKHLNMIEHLHEWALHFETLYGRDGLGRLATDVADLIPSSPAVTVAGVKYPIFKTLQGRLAGLKHLETIFKYQSESLPLLELLQAFMQDFSEQYLQAKIQENAFEFSDIAHFAIQILEENPDIRELYQDKYHEVMVDEYQDNNHTQERMLELLSNGHNRFMVGDIKQSIYRFRQADPQIFNQKFKDFQEHPEHGKLILLKENFRSQSEVLDTTNSVFTHLMDESVGEILYDGMHQLVAGSPAQKEAHPENKTQVLIYDTDDGGELASSLEEEQINPNEVKLVAKEIIRLHNEEGVAFEDITLLVSSRTRNDGILQTFEHYGIPLVTDGGEQNYLKSVEVMVMLDTLRALDNPLNDYALVALMRSPMFSFNEDDLARLALQTSEDETRANLYQKLEHALANQGQHAELVTPVLREKLKDFMTCFSKWRDFAKWHSLYDLIWKIYNERFYYDYVGNLPRAEQRQANLYALALRANNFEKTGFKGLSRFIRMIDRVLESENDLADVEVALPKHAVNLMTIHKSKGLEFKYVFILNIDKKFSIQDMMSPLILSRQNGAGIKYLADMREELDTDVFPTVKVSMDTLPYQLNKRELRLATLSEQMRLFYVAMTRAEKKLYLVGKASSEKLVDKYSGKSENNHLPVAEREAFMTFQDWMLAIHEAYKDLPFKVEFVTDEDLTEEKIGQIEVKSAIKPDDLSNNRQSENIAEALERLEAVAELNTKYQSAINLPSLRTPSQVKKLYELVMDTDGVDVMAKKDQVKPSFALPDFSKKAKVEATAIGSAMHELMQRISLSQKVTLEDISKALTQVSAKDEVKARIHLENVLDFFENSALGQLIQQNTDKIYREAPFAMLKEDPESKEKFVVRGIVDAYLILEDRLVLLDYKTDKYTNSEEIKDRYQGQMALYAEALSKSYHIDQVDKYLVLLGGECLEVVKL, from the coding sequence ATGATCTTTAAACCATTTTTAACGGCTGAAGCGATTTCTTCTCTACAGCAAAAAGAGGCTCAGTCATCAAAAGCGCAAAAACGAACACCTGAACAAATTGAAGCCATTTATAGCTATGGCAACAATATTTTGGTATCAGCGTCGGCTGGTTCTGGGAAAACTTTCGTCATGGTTGAGCGCATTATTGATAAAATTTTGCGTGGGATTACTGTTGACCAGCTCTTTATTTCGACCTTTACAGTTAAAGCAGCGGGAGAATTAAAAGAACGTCTTGAGAAAAAAATCAGCCAAGCTTTGCAACAAGCGACGCATAATGATTTAAAAACCTATCTTAATGAGCAGCTGCTAGCTCTGCAGACTGCTGATATTGGAACCATGGATGCCTTTACGCAAAAGTTGGTTAACCAATACGGCTACACATTAGGAATTTCACCGACTTTTCGCATTATGACGGATAAGAGCGAACAAGATCTTGTCAAGAATGACGTTTTTGCAGATCTTTTTGCAGATTACATGACGGGGCAAAATCAAGACATTTTCCGCAAATTAGTTCGTAATTTTTCTGGCAATCGTAAAGATACCACAGCTTTTAGAGGAATTGTTTACAAAATCTATGATTTCATTCAAGCAACGGATAATCCTAAGAAATGGCTGTCTGAGGTTTTCTTGAAAGGTGCTAGAACCTATACTGATTTTTCCGCCATTCCCGACCAAGAAGTTGTGGATTTTCTAGCTTGCATGCATGAGACAGCTAATCAATTACAAGATGTGACGGATTTAGAAGATTACAAGCAAAAAACAGCTAAGGGGACGCCTACAGCGGCTTATAAAAAGCATTTGAACATGATTGAGCATTTGCATGAGTGGGCTTTGCATTTTGAGACGCTTTACGGTCGTGATGGACTTGGTCGTTTGGCGACAGATGTGGCTGACTTGATTCCATCTAGTCCAGCTGTGACAGTTGCAGGGGTAAAATATCCAATTTTCAAGACTCTCCAAGGTCGTTTGGCTGGTCTGAAACACTTAGAAACTATCTTCAAATACCAATCGGAAAGTCTGCCTTTGTTAGAACTTTTACAAGCGTTTATGCAGGATTTCTCTGAACAATATTTGCAAGCTAAAATTCAAGAAAATGCTTTTGAGTTTTCGGATATCGCTCATTTTGCTATCCAGATTTTGGAAGAAAATCCAGATATTCGTGAGCTCTACCAAGATAAATACCACGAAGTCATGGTCGATGAGTACCAAGATAACAATCACACGCAAGAACGCATGCTTGAATTATTGTCAAATGGTCATAATCGATTCATGGTGGGAGATATCAAGCAATCTATCTATCGTTTTCGTCAGGCTGATCCGCAGATTTTTAACCAAAAATTCAAGGATTTTCAAGAGCATCCAGAACATGGAAAATTAATTCTGCTAAAAGAAAACTTCCGTAGTCAGTCAGAAGTCTTGGATACGACAAATAGTGTCTTTACGCATTTGATGGACGAGTCTGTTGGGGAAATTTTGTATGATGGCATGCACCAGTTAGTAGCAGGCAGTCCCGCACAAAAAGAAGCTCATCCAGAAAATAAAACACAAGTCCTTATTTACGATACTGATGATGGTGGTGAACTTGCAAGTAGTCTAGAAGAGGAGCAAATCAATCCAAACGAGGTTAAGCTGGTAGCTAAAGAAATTATTCGCCTGCATAACGAAGAAGGTGTTGCCTTTGAAGACATCACGTTGCTAGTTTCATCACGTACGCGTAATGATGGTATTTTGCAGACTTTTGAACATTATGGTATTCCTTTGGTGACGGATGGCGGTGAGCAAAATTACCTAAAATCTGTTGAAGTTATGGTGATGCTAGATACCCTTCGAGCTCTGGATAATCCGCTTAATGATTATGCTTTGGTAGCTCTGATGCGTTCACCAATGTTTTCTTTTAACGAAGATGATCTTGCTCGTCTTGCTCTTCAAACAAGCGAGGATGAGACCAGAGCCAATCTTTACCAAAAACTAGAACATGCTTTGGCTAATCAAGGTCAGCATGCAGAATTGGTCACACCAGTTTTACGTGAAAAATTAAAAGATTTTATGACTTGCTTTAGCAAGTGGCGTGATTTTGCCAAATGGCATTCGCTTTATGATTTGATTTGGAAGATTTACAATGAGCGCTTTTATTATGATTACGTGGGCAATCTCCCCCGTGCCGAGCAGCGCCAAGCCAATCTTTACGCCCTTGCACTTCGTGCTAATAATTTTGAAAAGACTGGCTTTAAAGGCTTATCACGCTTTATTCGCATGATTGATCGCGTCTTAGAAAGTGAAAATGATTTGGCTGACGTTGAAGTGGCCCTTCCAAAACATGCTGTGAATTTGATGACTATCCATAAGAGTAAAGGACTTGAATTCAAGTATGTCTTTATTTTGAACATTGATAAGAAATTCAGTATTCAAGACATGATGTCACCCTTGATTTTGTCACGTCAAAATGGAGCTGGTATCAAATATTTGGCTGACATGCGAGAAGAGTTAGATACGGATGTTTTTCCAACCGTTAAAGTTAGCATGGACACTTTGCCTTATCAGCTTAATAAACGTGAACTGCGCCTAGCAACCTTGTCTGAACAAATGCGTTTGTTCTATGTTGCCATGACCCGTGCTGAGAAGAAATTGTATTTAGTCGGAAAAGCAAGTTCTGAGAAATTGGTTGATAAATACAGCGGTAAGTCAGAAAATAATCATCTTCCAGTTGCAGAACGTGAAGCTTTCATGACTTTCCAAGATTGGATGTTGGCCATTCATGAAGCTTATAAGGACTTACCATTTAAGGTTGAATTTGTCACAGATGAAGATCTGACAGAAGAGAAAATCGGTCAGATTGAAGTCAAATCAGCTATTAAACCTGATGATTTGTCAAATAACCGCCAGTCAGAAAATATTGCAGAAGCTTTGGAGAGACTTGAGGCAGTTGCAGAGTTGAATACCAAATATCAATCAGCCATTAACCTGCCAAGCTTAAGAACACCTAGTCAGGTTAAGAAACTTTATGAGCTTGTTATGGATACTGATGGTGTTGATGTGATGGCTAAGAAGGACCAAGTAAAACCAAGCTTTGCCTTACCTGATTTTTCGAAAAAAGCCAAGGTTGAAGCAACAGCGATTGGTTCTGCCATGCACGAGCTCATGCAGCGCATTTCCTTGTCTCAAAAAGTGACACTAGAGGATATTTCAAAAGCTCTAACACAAGTGTCTGCTAAAGATGAAGTTAAAGCGCGCATTCATCTAGAAAATGTTTTGGATTTCTTTGAAAATTCAGCTCTTGGACAATTGATTCAGCAAAATACTGACAAAATCTACCGCGAAGCTCCATTTGCTATGCTAAAAGAAGACCCTGAGAGCAAAGAAAAATTTGTTGTTCGTGGGATTGTCGATGCTTATCTTATTTTAGAGGATCGTTTGGTTCTTTTAGATTACAAGACTGATAAATACACAAACAGCGAGGAAATCAAAGACCGATACCAAGGTCAAATGGCACTTTATGCCGAAGCACTCAGCAAGTCATATCATATTGATCAAGTTGACAAATACCTTGTTTTACTTGGTGGAGAGTGTCTGGAAGTAGTTAAACTTTAA
- the rexB gene encoding ATP-dependent nuclease subunit B yields the protein MKLLYTDIQFDMTEILARKAMEEAKAGKRVFYIAPNSLSFEKERAVLELLPDHASFAITITRFAQMARYFVLNEPQTKETIDDNGLAMIFYRALSHFSDTDLKVFGRLKQDTNFIKQLVDLYKELKTANMTVLDLTELHTAEKQEDLVKIFLAVNDILLANQYDNQSKIAFFTKQVASGQLDDALENVVLVIDGFTRFSAEEEDLVSLLEEKCAQVIIGTYSSQKAYKATFSTGNVYQASLDFLRSLAAKFQTQPEYVESSQKSQEAFAKLSKLFEAKHDFTTSDITLTQDDKKHYAIWDVINQKEEVEHVAKAIRHKLHQGYRYKDILVLLGDVDSYRLQIGKIFDKYEIPYYFGKAESMSDHPLVHFIDSLERVKRYRFRMEDVVNLLKTGLYGSFTQDDLDLFEQYLIYADIKGQSKFGKEFTIAYKGEEHLAYINCMREQIMAPLLGLFKAQKQFGSSLLEKLMTFLGAISLPENLERMVATFSENDQEKHEQVWRTFTGILEQFQTIFGQEKLSLDEFLALLRSGMLAAQYRVVPASVDVVSVKSYDLVEPHTNKFVFALGMTQSHFPKIAQNRSLISDEERAKVNETTADNQRFDVISRENIKKNHFAALSLFNSATEELVLSLPQIANESEDKESSYLAELASFGVPVLVKGRNRLSTDAEDIGNYKALLSRVIEVNRLAIEEERELSKEEQTFWSVAVRYLRKKLVNDGIELPLIKDNMQTKPVSDEVIETRFPSDEPINLSSSAVTTFYNNQYKYFLQYVLGLQEVETIHPDARNHGTYLHRVFELVMKDASNQPFDNKLDRAIQTTNAEDAFKFIYEEDEESHYSLTVLEDIARSTATILRQDTQIQVENEEEPFELMLANAVRIRGIIDRVDRLSDGSLGVVDYKSSNNTFDIQKFYNGLNPQLVTYMQALRDKKIKSESDKIFGAMYLHMQEPKVDLSSVATTEKILENLSKELRYRGLFLEDEKGYLSNGNYHLNDSVYTQEELDILLDYNQKLFLQAAEQIKQGYFLINPYSEDGKTVKGDQLKAITRFEADRHMPYARKWFKLPRKDRRQGFLSLMQEEEEKDDL from the coding sequence ATGAAATTATTATATACAGATATTCAGTTTGATATGACTGAAATTTTGGCAAGAAAAGCGATGGAAGAGGCTAAAGCTGGTAAGCGTGTTTTCTACATCGCTCCAAACTCTTTGTCTTTTGAAAAGGAAAGGGCGGTTCTGGAACTTTTACCTGACCACGCGTCTTTTGCCATTACCATTACGCGTTTTGCTCAAATGGCACGCTATTTTGTCTTAAATGAGCCTCAGACCAAAGAAACGATTGATGATAATGGATTAGCTATGATTTTTTATCGTGCGCTGTCTCATTTTTCGGATACGGATTTGAAAGTTTTTGGGCGTTTAAAGCAAGATACGAATTTCATCAAGCAATTGGTTGATTTGTATAAGGAATTAAAAACGGCTAACATGACCGTGCTCGACTTGACAGAATTGCATACGGCTGAGAAGCAAGAAGATTTGGTGAAAATATTTTTGGCGGTTAATGATATTTTGTTAGCCAATCAGTATGACAATCAGTCAAAAATTGCATTTTTTACTAAGCAGGTAGCATCGGGTCAGTTGGATGATGCGCTTGAAAATGTTGTTTTGGTTATCGACGGTTTTACACGTTTTTCAGCAGAAGAGGAAGATTTGGTCAGCCTTTTAGAAGAAAAATGTGCTCAAGTGATTATCGGAACTTACAGTAGTCAAAAGGCTTATAAGGCGACATTTTCAACTGGGAATGTCTATCAGGCAAGTTTGGATTTTTTACGTTCTTTGGCAGCTAAATTTCAAACACAGCCAGAATATGTTGAGAGCTCTCAAAAATCTCAAGAAGCATTTGCTAAGTTGTCAAAACTCTTTGAAGCTAAGCACGACTTTACAACATCAGATATCACCTTAACGCAAGATGATAAGAAACATTATGCTATCTGGGATGTTATTAATCAAAAAGAAGAAGTTGAGCATGTGGCAAAGGCTATTCGTCATAAACTTCACCAAGGCTATCGCTATAAAGATATTTTGGTGCTTTTGGGTGATGTGGATAGCTATCGTCTGCAAATCGGCAAAATTTTTGATAAATATGAAATTCCCTATTATTTTGGAAAAGCAGAGTCGATGAGCGATCATCCTTTGGTGCATTTTATTGATTCCTTGGAGCGCGTGAAACGTTACCGTTTTCGTATGGAAGATGTGGTTAATCTTTTGAAAACAGGACTTTATGGTTCCTTCACTCAAGATGATTTAGACCTTTTTGAGCAATATCTGATTTACGCTGATATTAAAGGACAAAGTAAATTTGGCAAGGAGTTCACGATTGCTTACAAGGGTGAAGAACACTTAGCTTATATTAATTGCATGCGCGAGCAAATCATGGCGCCTTTGCTAGGTTTATTTAAGGCACAAAAGCAGTTTGGCTCAAGCCTGCTTGAAAAATTGATGACTTTCTTGGGTGCTATTTCTTTGCCTGAGAATTTAGAGCGTATGGTAGCTACCTTCTCAGAAAATGACCAAGAAAAGCACGAGCAAGTTTGGCGAACATTTACTGGCATTCTCGAGCAATTTCAAACGATTTTTGGACAAGAAAAATTGTCTTTGGATGAATTTTTAGCTCTTTTAAGAAGCGGTATGTTGGCTGCCCAGTACCGCGTAGTGCCAGCAAGTGTTGATGTGGTTTCTGTAAAATCTTATGATTTGGTTGAGCCACATACCAATAAATTTGTCTTTGCACTTGGCATGACGCAGTCGCATTTCCCAAAGATTGCGCAAAATCGTAGCTTGATTTCAGATGAAGAACGTGCCAAGGTTAATGAGACAACAGCTGACAATCAACGTTTTGATGTGATTAGTCGTGAAAATATTAAGAAAAATCATTTTGCTGCTTTGTCATTGTTTAATTCAGCGACGGAAGAATTGGTGCTCAGTTTGCCACAAATTGCTAACGAGTCAGAAGATAAGGAATCTTCTTATCTTGCGGAATTAGCTAGCTTTGGTGTGCCTGTTTTGGTTAAGGGACGAAATCGTTTGTCGACAGATGCTGAAGACATTGGGAATTATAAAGCGCTCTTATCTCGTGTGATTGAGGTTAATCGCTTAGCTATTGAAGAAGAACGCGAGCTTAGCAAAGAAGAGCAGACCTTCTGGTCAGTAGCTGTACGTTATCTTCGTAAAAAACTGGTAAATGACGGTATTGAATTGCCACTTATTAAGGACAATATGCAGACCAAGCCAGTTTCTGATGAAGTGATTGAGACGCGTTTTCCAAGTGATGAGCCGATTAATTTATCTTCATCAGCGGTGACAACTTTCTATAACAATCAGTACAAATATTTCTTACAGTATGTGCTTGGTTTACAAGAGGTTGAAACTATTCACCCTGACGCTAGAAATCACGGAACATACCTTCATCGTGTCTTTGAATTGGTCATGAAAGATGCTTCTAACCAGCCGTTTGACAATAAATTAGATCGAGCTATTCAAACAACCAACGCCGAAGATGCTTTCAAATTTATCTACGAAGAAGACGAGGAAAGCCACTACTCATTGACAGTCTTAGAAGATATTGCTAGAAGCACGGCAACCATTTTACGTCAGGATACTCAGATCCAGGTGGAAAATGAAGAAGAACCTTTTGAATTAATGCTTGCCAATGCAGTTCGTATTCGAGGCATTATTGACCGTGTGGATCGTTTGTCAGATGGAAGTCTTGGGGTGGTTGATTACAAATCAAGTAACAATACCTTTGATATTCAAAAATTCTACAATGGTCTTAATCCGCAATTGGTGACTTATATGCAAGCACTTCGCGATAAAAAAATTAAAAGTGAATCAGATAAGATTTTTGGAGCCATGTACCTTCACATGCAAGAGCCAAAAGTAGATTTGTCATCGGTAGCTACTACAGAGAAAATTTTGGAGAATTTGTCTAAAGAACTTCGCTATCGTGGCTTGTTCTTAGAAGATGAAAAAGGCTATTTATCAAATGGAAATTATCATCTTAATGATTCTGTTTACACGCAAGAAGAGTTAGATATTTTACTAGATTATAATCAAAAATTATTCCTTCAAGCAGCTGAGCAAATTAAACAAGGATACTTTTTGATTAATCCTTACAGTGAGGATGGTAAGACGGTTAAGGGTGACCAATTAAAAGCTATCACACGCTTTGAAGCGGATCGCCACATGCCATACGCACGCAAGTGGTTTAAATTACCAAGAAAAGATAGACGTCAAGGCTTTTTGAGCCTGATGCAAGAAGAGGAGGAAAAAGATGATCTTTAA